ATGAGAAGTAATCACCATCCAGGCCCAAGGTGCGATGATGGCATCGGTGCTACAAAAAACGGTCAGGTATTTCCCTTCAAACTGAGACCAGTCAAATTCCTTAACCTGCTCACGGAAGTCTTTTTCCTTAAGCATCAATTCCTGAAATAAGAACTGCTTAATATCCAGCTCTTCGATCGGCGTGGGATCATGAAATTTCTGCAAATCCAGCGTTACCAGCTTCGTATTCTGCTGAACCCGGTTTACAATTGTTTCTTCTGACATAGGAAATGCTCAATTTTAAGTGTTAAATGTTAAATGCTTGAATAGCCATTTAACATTTTTACTCGTTACGAACGCTCTGCGTCGTAGCGAACAAGTTGGTGACGACGCAGAGCATCGTCACCAGTTTAAAATTAGATAGAGAAAGATTCGCCGCAGGAGCAGGTTCGGGAGGCATTTGGGTTTTTGAAGTGGAATCCCTGCCCGTTAAGTCCCTCGGTGTAATCCAGTTCGGTTCCGGCCAGATAGAGAAAACTTCTCATGTCGACCAATACCTTGAGTCCGTCCACGTCAAAAATCTTATCGTTTTCTTCGGGCTGGACATCAGAATTGAATTCAAGGTCGTACGTCAAGCCGGAGCAACCGCCGCTCACTACGCCTACGCGTAAGAAAGCATCATCCGGAACACTCTGTTCTTTCCGAATTAGGTTGATGCGTTCACTAGCTCGTTCTGTGATGGAAAGTTCTTCCATAATACTTCTCTCGTTAGCCGTTAAACTGAGATAACCTGAATTTCAGGATCAATACGCTTCACCATGCTTTCGATAGCATAAAGCGTTCCTGTAGTAGCTGTTGGGCACGTTCCGCAAGCTCCTTGATAGTGAACCTTGAGTCGATTTGATTCGAGACCCAAAATCTTCAATCCACCACCATCAGCAAGAAGGTATGGGCGAACTTGTTCATCCAGCATACGGGTAATTTCCTGCAAGCGTGGATCATCAGAACCCTGAACTTCTTTACTCATATGTACATCAGAGTCATCTTCGTTTTCGTCAGACGCTTCTGCTTCACGGATTGGCGGAGCCAGCTTACGCAGCAACTCAGACCATACCGCTTTACCATTTTGAGTAACGGTAACGTACTTATCTACATAGTAAACGTTGATCACGTTATCGACTGCGAATAATGCAGACGCCAACTCATCGCCTTCAGCTTCAGCCGCAGATTCAAAAGAACGCGTGGTTCCGTTGGTAAGCGGTTCAGCCAATACAAAGCGCATGGCATCAGGATTTGGTGTTCGTTCTATTTCTTTAATTTTAGCCATCTCAATTCTCCTTTATTTCAAAAAAACTCTTTTACGTATTTAATTCCTTCCACTAAACGATCAACATCTTCTTTATTATTGTAGAAGGAAAAAGATGCTCTTGCTGTGCCTGGTATATCATAATAATCCATAACCGGCTGTGCACAGTGATGTCCGGTTCGTACTGCAATTCCTTTTTGATCTAAGATCGTACCGGCATCGGTTGGGTGAATGCCATCCAGTAAAAATGAAATTACGGATGCTTTATTCTTCGCTGTTCCGACGATCCGAAGTCCATCAATCTTACTCAACTCTTCAGTCGCGTATTCCAGCAATTCATGTTCGTGAGCTGCTATATTTTCCATCCCAACTTCATTTAGGAAGTCGATGGTTTCGGCAAAACCTACTCCCACTGCAATAGGCGGAGTTCCGGCTTCAAATTTATGGGGAAGGTCATTCCAGGTCGTTTTCTCAAACGTGACTTTGTCAATCATATCTCCACCACCACGATACGGAGGCATTTCTTCCAGCAATTCTTTCTTGCCATAAAGAATACCAAATCCGGTTGGGCCACACATTTTATGAGCAGAAAAAGTGTAGAAGTCAGCATCCATAGCCTGAACATCCACGACGGCATGAGGAACGGCTTGAGCTCCATCAACAAGTACCGGAATGTTTTTGGCGTGAGCCGCTTCAATCATTTCTTCCACCGGGTTGATTGTACCAAGTGCATTCGAAACATGAACCACTGCAACCATCTTAGTGCGATCGGAAAGCAGGTTATGGAATTCCTCCATCACAAGCTCACCGGCATCGGTCATGGGAACAACTTTGATCTTTGCTCCTGTTTCCTCAGCCACCATCTGCCAGGGTACAATATTAGCGTGGTGTTCCATTTCAGTAAGAATGATCTCATCACCCTCTTTGAAATGTTTACGTCCATAGCTGTTAGCTACCAGATTGATAGAATCTGTTGTTCCTGTGGTATAAATGATCTCCTCAAGGTGACGAGCATTTATCAAGTCTTTAACCTTCGTCCGGGTTGCTTCAAAAGCATCGGTTCCCTCCTGACTCAAGGTGTGAATACCACGGTGAACATTCGCATGTTCATTAGAGTGATAATCGTTGATACGATCAATTACCCGCTGAGGCATTTGGCTGGAAGCACTGTTATCAAGATAGACCAAAGGGTTACCCATTATTTCCCGTTTAAGCACAGGAAACTGATCACGGATGGCTTCCCAATCCGTGGTTAAGGTGGTCTTTCTTTCTTCTTTTAGTGTGTCTTCCATACTTCAGTAAACTTCTGGTGCCGATGCTCTGCGTCGGCACCAATTACGTTCCGACGCTGAGCATCGGAACGAGCTATGTAATAACTAGTTATTCACCGCTACAAATTCTTCGTCGCGGCTGGTAAATTTCACAACTTCGTCTAGTAATAATTTGTGTACCGATTCCACTTCCATATTCTCGATACTTTCGAGTGTGAAAGCGTAAACCAAGAGTTCACGGGCTTTCTTCTTCGTTAAGCCACGACTGTGCAGATAAAATACTTCATCTTCATTCAGGTGACCTATAGTTGCACCGTGAGAACAAAGTACGTCATCAGAAAAAATCTCGAGTTGTGGCTTGGTGTGAACCGTTCCGTCAAAAGAAAGCAGCAGATTTCGGTTTTCCTGGAAGGAATCGATTTTCTGTGAATCTTCGCGGACAAAAATCTTACCGTTGAAAATAGAATGCGCTTTGTCATTCACTACAACTTTGTGCAGCTGGTGACTTTGTGCATGCCAGTGTCTGTGATCGATAGCGGAATGCGTATCTGCAATCTGCTCACCGTCAATCAGAACCAACCCATCAATAGTGAAATTAACTTCTTCATCATTTTGAACTACACGCGGGTCATTTCGGAACAACTTGGCTCCCAAACAAATGGTGTAAGAATGATATTCTGCAAATTTATCCAAGTGAGCCATTGGGCGAGAAATATGGTTCGCCTTCTTGCTATCCCGCTGAATACGGGCATGGTGGACGTTGGATCCTTCCAGCATCTTAAATTCTGCAACAGGGATATTCAGATACTCGTTTTCAGCCAGACCAATATGTTCTTCAACTACAGTCGACTTTGAATAAGCTTCGCCCACATATAGCACTCTGGGTGTTGCATAGAATGGTTTTTCAGAATCTGTAAACACATTCAGAATATGTATAGGGACTTCAACTTTAGTCTCTTTTGGCACATGGATGAAAACACCATCCTTAAAGTTGGCATCATTCAGTGCTGCAAATACATCTTGCTCTTCATCAAAATTGAGGTATTTACCCAAATGGTTTTTCACAGCTTCATCATCTCCATTCTCGGTAAGAGTTCCTACCGTCACACCTTCAGGAATATCTGAAAGTGAGGAAAGTTCAGCATCAAAAACACCGTTTACAAAAACGAGTCGGCTGTTTGTAGCTTCTGGCAGATAGTAATTGCTTATATCTCCAACTGAAGCAGCTCCGGCATCTTCAACCGCAACAAAATGATTTCGGCTAATTGATTTTAAATCTGTGAATCTCCAGTCTTCATCTTTTTTAGTAGGAAATGGAAACTCAGCAATATTTCCGGCACCCTTTTGATTTATCGCTCCGATAGTCTTCACATCAGAAACGGTCTCAAAATTGCCGTCCAGGTAACTTAAAATGGTTTCTTTTTCTTGTACAGCAGTACTCATTACTGAGCCTCTCCGTTTAGGGAAAATTCTTTTTCAAGTTCTTCGTAACCCTGCTCTTCGAGCTCATGGGCCAATTCTTT
The window above is part of the Balneola sp. genome. Proteins encoded here:
- a CDS encoding iron-sulfur cluster assembly accessory protein, which produces MEELSITERASERINLIRKEQSVPDDAFLRVGVVSGGCSGLTYDLEFNSDVQPEENDKIFDVDGLKVLVDMRSFLYLAGTELDYTEGLNGQGFHFKNPNASRTCSCGESFSI
- a CDS encoding cysteine desulfurase CsdA: MEDTLKEERKTTLTTDWEAIRDQFPVLKREIMGNPLVYLDNSASSQMPQRVIDRINDYHSNEHANVHRGIHTLSQEGTDAFEATRTKVKDLINARHLEEIIYTTGTTDSINLVANSYGRKHFKEGDEIILTEMEHHANIVPWQMVAEETGAKIKVVPMTDAGELVMEEFHNLLSDRTKMVAVVHVSNALGTINPVEEMIEAAHAKNIPVLVDGAQAVPHAVVDVQAMDADFYTFSAHKMCGPTGFGILYGKKELLEEMPPYRGGGDMIDKVTFEKTTWNDLPHKFEAGTPPIAVGVGFAETIDFLNEVGMENIAAHEHELLEYATEELSKIDGLRIVGTAKNKASVISFLLDGIHPTDAGTILDQKGIAVRTGHHCAQPVMDYYDIPGTARASFSFYNNKEDVDRLVEGIKYVKEFF
- the sufD gene encoding Fe-S cluster assembly protein SufD, which translates into the protein MSTAVQEKETILSYLDGNFETVSDVKTIGAINQKGAGNIAEFPFPTKKDEDWRFTDLKSISRNHFVAVEDAGAASVGDISNYYLPEATNSRLVFVNGVFDAELSSLSDIPEGVTVGTLTENGDDEAVKNHLGKYLNFDEEQDVFAALNDANFKDGVFIHVPKETKVEVPIHILNVFTDSEKPFYATPRVLYVGEAYSKSTVVEEHIGLAENEYLNIPVAEFKMLEGSNVHHARIQRDSKKANHISRPMAHLDKFAEYHSYTICLGAKLFRNDPRVVQNDEEVNFTIDGLVLIDGEQIADTHSAIDHRHWHAQSHQLHKVVVNDKAHSIFNGKIFVREDSQKIDSFQENRNLLLSFDGTVHTKPQLEIFSDDVLCSHGATIGHLNEDEVFYLHSRGLTKKKARELLVYAFTLESIENMEVESVHKLLLDEVVKFTSRDEEFVAVNN